DNA sequence from the Desulfosporosinus sp. Sb-LF genome:
CCCGTTCCGATTACGATTGGCAGTTGTGTCAAATCCTTGCCGTGCTGTACATAGGTTGCTCCAAAGGGGGTATAAACCACTTCAATCGTTCCCACATGGCGATCAACCGCTAAACTCACGGCCATTCGACCCATAGCCACATCGAACTTAGCTTCCTCCTCCGTTTGAGGGATTCGCCAGGGGTCTTCTTTACATAAGCCCAGTTGGCAAGCAACTTGATCCCCTGTCCAGCCAAGATAGTCAAATAGGCGCCTTCCTGCCGTTTCCACTAACGCCTCTGAACTATAACGCATCCCTAGGTCGCCCTCTACTGTCCGTTTGGCAAAAGGTTCCGGTAAACCTTTAAGCATAATGCTGGGTTTGCTTGGGTCACCCTTGGCAATCGAATGCACATCCGTTGTGGCCCCCCCGACATCCACGATCATCAGCTCACCCATTCCCTGTTCGGAACCGTGTCCCGTCGCCAAAAGTTCTGCCGCAGAAAGCACAGCTGCCGGCGTTGGCATCATAATTCTCTCCAGAAATTCCTCCGCTTTATCTAAGCCTTTGGCCTTTATGATGTGAGTGAAGAAAACATCCCTAATCGCCAAACGAGCGGATTCTACCGACAAGACGCCGAGTTCTGGCATCACATTGTCAGAAACAACCACGGGGTCATGTCGTTTTCTCAAAATGTCCGCTGCCTGCGCAGAGACCACTTTATTTCCAGCAATCACGACAGGAAGACTGGAGGGGAGCCCACAAAGCATTTCTGCATTTTTTAATAGTACTTCCTTATTCCCGCCGTCCGTGCCTCCAGCTAATAAGAGGATATCCGGTTGCGCAGAGATAATTTTATCGAGATCCTGTGTGGTCAGCTCATAGCTAAAGACTTGAAGCACCCGAGCGCCCGCTCCCAGCGCTGCCCGTCTTGCTGCTTCCCCAGTGAGCTCTTTCACGAGACCGCTGGCGATCATCTTTAACCCACCGGCTGCGCTACTACAGGCGAGTTTACGGACAAAATTCCAGCCTTCCACAGGTTCAGGAATTTGAGTTAACGCCGCTTTCAATCCATCCATGATATTGGTTTCAATGGTCGTACCTGCTCGGGCCGTCCCGATGATCTCCTCTCTATCGAGGTCTACAATCGTCACTTTGGTGTACGTGCTGCCAAAATCAATGAGAAGGACTGCTTGCAAGGTCCATTCCCCCTTTAATCTTCCGTCATACCTAAATCCTTACGCATATCTGCAATCGC
Encoded proteins:
- the glmL gene encoding methylaspartate mutase accessory protein GlmL; the protein is MQAVLLIDFGSTYTKVTIVDLDREEIIGTARAGTTIETNIMDGLKAALTQIPEPVEGWNFVRKLACSSAAGGLKMIASGLVKELTGEAARRAALGAGARVLQVFSYELTTQDLDKIISAQPDILLLAGGTDGGNKEVLLKNAEMLCGLPSSLPVVIAGNKVVSAQAADILRKRHDPVVVSDNVMPELGVLSVESARLAIRDVFFTHIIKAKGLDKAEEFLERIMMPTPAAVLSAAELLATGHGSEQGMGELMIVDVGGATTDVHSIAKGDPSKPSIMLKGLPEPFAKRTVEGDLGMRYSSEALVETAGRRLFDYLGWTGDQVACQLGLCKEDPWRIPQTEEEAKFDVAMGRMAVSLAVDRHVGTIEVVYTPFGATYVQHGKDLTQLPIVIGTGGVLLHHPDASEILRGAVFNPEEPTILKPQKADFYIDKEYILATMGLLREVSPQVALRMMKKYVVKL